From Bos indicus isolate NIAB-ARS_2022 breed Sahiwal x Tharparkar chromosome X, NIAB-ARS_B.indTharparkar_mat_pri_1.0, whole genome shotgun sequence:
CAATGTCAGAGCTGGGAGGGCCCTCAGAGGCTGTCCAGCCAGACTCACTGTTGGTACAGTTGAGGAAACAGGCCAATAAGCACAGAGGGGTTAATTGAAAATCACACAGTGGTCGGCAAGAGAACCCTGCTGGGAGTTAGGGCACCTGCTTGCTCTGCCTGCCTGGCAGGTGGAGAGGTTCACAGCCCGCACCTCAGTGGTGCTTTGCATGTGGCCCTCGCAGACCTGATGGGCATGTTTGAGAAACGGCGCTTCCGCAAGTTCCTGGTGTTCGTGGCAAACTTTGATGAGAACGACCCCAAGACCTTTGAGGGCGTCGACCCCCAGAACACCAGCATGCGTGACGTCTACCGGAAGTTTGACTTGGGCCAGGATGTCATTGACTTCACTGGCCATGCCCTGGCGCTCTACCGCACTGATGAGTGAGGGGAAACTGGCATGGCATATTACCCCTCAGCCGGCCCacaccctgccctccccactcctgccTGCTGCTCTCTTGGCTCACCCTGAGTACTTCCCGTACTCAGCTCTGGGCTCACTCACCTGTCACCTTTTCTGTCCCTTCCCTGCGTTTGACCCATGGTCTTTCCCAGGCCTGCAAGGGTGGGAAGGCTGGCCTGATGCCAGGGTGGGGGTGCACTGGGCCTTCTGCTCTTGGAGCCTCTTCTGACCCTATTTCCCCCAGCTACCTGGACCAGCCATGTCTTGAGACCATCAACCGCATCAAGTTGTACAGCGAATCCCTGGCTCGGTATGGAAAGAGCCCGTATCTGTACCCACTCTATGGCCTTGGCGAGCTGCCCCAAGGCTTTGCAAGGTGAGGGCGTGGCTTCTGTTGGTTGGCAGTGGAGAAGGCTGAGGCCAACAATGGGAAGGGTCCCCTTGGGCATCTCCACTGTGTTTTGTTACTTTCCCACTGTGGGCTTAGTTTACTTCCCACCATCCTCGGGTGATGGCAGCCCAGTGGGACATTGAAGTGCAGAGATGAAGGACCACAGATAGGGCTCGTTTGGCTCCTAGCTGGAGTCAGATGGCACAAGGACTGGGCCTGTGGCCTTGAAACCTCCGGTCGGATTCTTCAGAGCCATTCATTCTATTCCCTGGGATGTTTCTCTGAGGAGCTACCCTCATACTAGCCCTTTGCTCGAAATTTCTGGCATTAAGTGTAGAGAGGAGGGCCCCTTCCAGGTTCAGTCTTGAGGTCCTGGCAACAACAAAGCTTGGAAGAGCCCCCAGGTCTCCTGAGCTCTGCCTGCCTGAGGCCACCTTCTCCATGCCCTGTGCTGCCGGGGGCAGGGCATGCAGTAGCGCTGGTCCCCTTGTCTCCCAGGAGGCACCCTCATGGCTCCTCTCCCCACTGTAGATTGAGTGCCATCTACGGGGGGACGTACATGCTGAACAAACCAGTGGACGACATCATCATGGAGAATGGCAAGGTGGTGGGCGTGAAGTCCGAGGGCGAGGTGAGCCTTCCTGCTGCACAGGCGTGCTGGTCTGGGTGGGGCTCGGCCCATCCTTTGAGACCCTCTTCCCGGTCACCTTAGCTCTGCTGGGGCTCCTGCAACTCGGCCAGGCCCCTCAGCCCGGGGACCAGGGCTCCAGAGGAAGACGGTCGGCACTGCTGTCAGCAGACAGCTGTGGATGAGGGCCCAGCTTCCCGAGGTGTGGGAGGAGAATGTACGCTATGGGAGGGGTGATGGTGACAGCTTTGGGGAGTGGCCCGCCTACCAGAGCTGCCAGCCCTCCTTGGGTGTCCTGGCCCTCAGACATGGAGTGGGGGTCAGATAGGGCCAAGGCCTTCTGGTGCTCTCACAGGTGGCCCGCTGCAAGCAGCTGATCTGTGACCCCAGCTATGTTCCTGACCGCGTGCGGAAGGCCGGCCAGGTTATCCGTATCATCTGCATCCTCAGCCACCCGATCAAGAACACCAACGATGCCAACTCCTGCCAAATCATCATCCCCCAGAACCAGGTCAACAGGAAGTCAGGTAGGCCAAGCCCCACATGACTTCCTCCAGTGTGTTCTCTTCTTTGGGGTAGCCCTGTctcgctgccccccacccccagcccgggGGCTGGCTCTCTGCTCAATCCCTCCATGGAAGAGCAGGGATCCACATCACGGTCCCCATGCCTTGAGGCCCTAGGGAGGGATGCTTCCTTTCCACGAGGGCGGCTGCTGGGATGTGGCCAGCtctgcagggctggggaggggcaggagggcccAAGTTGAGCTTGGCCCCCAGAAGCCTCCCACGTACCCCTGCTAATGGAGCCTTTCTTGTGGGCAGACATCTACGTGTGCATGATCTCCTATGCACACAATGTGGCCGCGCAGGGCAAGTACATTGCCATCGCCAGCACCACAGTGGAGACCACAGATCCCGAAAAGGAGGTTGAGCCGGCCCTGGAGCTGCTGGAGCCCATTGACCAGAAGTGAGGggctgaggggctggggctggagctggggggAGGAAGGGAGCCAGGGAGCTGGAGGACGGACATCAGGGAGGGCAAGGCTGATCCTGAGACTTGTTTCAGTCCCTCCATCTGCCCCTCAGGTTTGTGGCCATCAGTGACTTGTACGAGCCCATCGATGATGGTTCCGAGAGCCAGGTAAGCAGCTTGTCTTGGCCCTGGGTCCTGGCTGCCGGCCCAGGGCCCCTGCCCCACTCACCTCGGGCCCTGGGCGCTGGCTGTTTCCAGGTGTTCTGTTCCTGCTCCTACGATGCCACCACACACTTTGAGACAACCTGCAACGACATCAAAGACATCTACAAGCGCATGGCAGGCTCCGCCTTTGACTTTGAGAACATGAAGCGCAAACAGAATGATGTCTTTGGGGAAGCTGACCAGTGATGGCTGACCCCTAGCCCAGCCCCTGGTGCCCTCTCCCCCAACCTGTCTGTTCTCCCTGAAGGCTGGGGAGACGGGTGTGGCTGGGCGTCCCTGTTTCCAACATCTTCTGCTTCCCCTACCACATTCCTGTCATCCACCTCATTGATTCACTGACCAAATCCTTAACCTTAGTGATGGTTTGGGAGATGGGGCGGGGGGTTGGTTAGTATCCTCCTTCTTGGCCCTTCCTTATCCTGGGGAAAGGGGGTTCCTCTCCTTGTGTGTGtatcttccccccacccctaatTCTTCTGCTCTGTTTGGGAAGAACGTGGAGGAAAGCTGATTTCTGCCCCCATTGCTCTTACCCCTACTGTAGTGGCCTTTGGAGAtgccccctgcctccccccaccaACTCTAGTGTGTTGGAAAGAAGGGGCCCTCCCAGCACAAAGTTACATTCCTTTCCCTAGTCCATCCCCGtaatttattctaatttattAACTTTGGCCCACCCTGTGTGAGAAAGGAGCCCTGTCCTCTGCAACCTCGCGGTGTGCCCTGGGGCTGTGGAACAGCTACCCTGGCCGGGCCTGCCTGACCCTGGCAACCCTGGCACAGCTTGGGAAGGGAGAGGGCTTGGGTGTGGCCTCGTTGGAGgttgatcttgtttttgtttcttgtctTTGTGTCCGCTGGTACTGGCTGAGAGAGAAATGACGTGTGAACAAAGCAGAAGGAGGTGGGAAAATGGATCCAAATCCCCTGTGCCCTGCCCACCCTATTCCTTCCCATTAGTGGTGGGAAATCCTTATCTTGCAAAGTGAATGTGTCCCTTTCCCCATCCTCTAGTGtatttcacagaaaacaaactctcCCAATAAAACTGTGTTGAAATCTGAGCCTAGATCTTTAgttttttcttctcaaagctGTTTTCAGGCCAGGGCCTTGGCTCCCTGGGCTGCCCTGCTCTCTTGCACAGGCTTGGGACTACACGTCATTTAGCTTTGTTCCCGATGGCTATAAAATGTGAATTCCTTCATCAGGGAATTGCAGAGCTCCTGAACTGAAGGGAGCAGGTCACATCACCCTGCCCAAGGCTACATATCACAGGTCACATCaccctgcccaaggccacacattGAGCTAGTACTGACATCCAGGACTCCAACCCTTGGGGGTCAATGTGAGGGAAATGGGAGATGGGTCCAGCTTGCGGTGGGGGTTGAGGTGGCGGAAACAGAGGTACAGGGCCCCTGCCTTCAGgccaagaaggaggaggaggaggcagaggggacTCAGGCCCAGTCCCGTGGCCTGGGGAAACAGGACTGGGGCCCAGTCCTGGGAGGGGAGTCAAAATCAAGGATGCAGAAGTAACCAGAGGGACTTAAGGCAGGGaggcagcaaagggactgaggGGATCTACCCTTAGACTGAGATCAACACTGAAGACGTGAAGGGTCCGGGGTGGGGGCAGCCTTGGGGTCAACAGAAGGAAGTAGGACTGGGGACCCAGCCTCAGGCCAGGGCTTATTGTGAAACTGATGGGGAAGCTGGAAGAGCGGGATCGTCCAGTCTCCGAgggccggcggggcggggccaCTAGGGGGCAGGGCGACTGGTGGTCACGTGtctgggcggggcggggcgaggcgGCTGCGCGATCCCTGGTGGCTGACGTCAAGGCGCGGGCGTCAGCAGACCGAGCCGCCGTCTCCACAGCCGCTCCGGAGCCCTAGCTAGTCCgtcgtcgccgccgccgccgccgccgccatggCTCAGTACAAGGGTGCCGCCAGCGAGGCGGGCCGCGCCATGCACCTCATGAAGAAGCGGGAGAAGCAGCGCGAGCAGATGGAGCAGATGAAGCAGAGGATTGCTGAGGTGCTGGCCGGGCCGGGGCCCCTCACAGCAGGCGCTCGAACCGCCGCCCCGACTTCCCGGGACCCCGCGAGAACCTGGGCGGCGGGACTGGAGTGCAGGCGGCGGGTTGGGGTGGGAACGTTGCTCGCCAATCTCCAACAAGGGGCGGAAGCAGGCCGGCGACAGTctgctcctctgtaaaatgggcccaAAAGGCTGAGGCGAGCTAGGTTGTGACAAGCCTGCAACAGGAAGGAGCCACATTCAGTGGTTGCATGTGTGGCAATTGGGGCGACCCTCGAGGGTACAGAGCATCCTGTCTCTCTGGCTCCTCAATGCCCGGGTTCAGTGGCTCTCCGGAAGAGCGGGCCCCAACCACTCTGCCGGCCACTGAACCCGGTTCAACTAATACAGGCAGGCGGGAGGGTCCTAGGTGCTAGCGGTTCACTAAGGGCTTCTGTGAGTGGCCGCTGGTGGTGGGCCACCCCACTTAGGTCTTTGGGGGCCTTGGGTCCCGCGACAGCCGGGAAGTGGCTGCATGCTGAGGCCCGACTGCTGCCTCAATTTACACTCAAGCCCCAACCCGGCTGTTGCCGTGTGGCCAGACGGAGGTCCATCTCTCTGTGGAGGTTCATACAGTGGTATGCAGTGGGATGGGGCAAGCCTGGAGCGAGGGGGCCTCATGAGGGAGCCACACTTCTCAGTGAGGGTCTAGGCCCCCATCTGCTCTCCGCTTCCTCTTGTCACTCCTTGCCTTGGGTCTCCAGAGCTTCAGCTCAAGAGCTGGGTGTGAAAAATACCAAAGGCAGGTAGGACCCACGGCTCCAGACTACTGAGTGAGCAGGACATGTGGATGGACCAGAACAGTGCAGGGAAACCACCCCACTTGGCTGCCTGGGCACTTGGAAGAGCCTCTCACAGCCCCGTGGGACCCTCCATCAGGCAAAGGGGCCATGTCTTTCCCAAGGCCACATCATAGTCTAGGGACTCATTTGGGATGAGAACCCAGGTCCCCATTTCCATGGTGGGGTGGCAGGTGGCCATCATCACTGCTCTGCCTCCTGGACAGGAGAACATAATGAAGTCCAACATTGACAAGAAGTTCTCTGCACACTACGACGCTGTGGAGGCTGAGCTCAAGTCCAGCACTGTGGGTATGCAAAGCGTTTGTGCCCCCACTCCTGGCCCAAGGCCCACTGCGTGGTTTGCTCTGGGTGACCGCCTTTCACCCCCCTGTCTCCTTAACTCTCAGGTCTTGTGACCCTGAACGACATGAAGGCTAAGCAGGAGGCACTGGTGAAGGAGCGGGAGAAGCAACTCGCCAAGAAGGAGCAGTCGAAGGAGCTGCAGCTGTGGGTCCTCCCCTCCAGATGGAGCTTGTGTTTGGGGGCGGGTGAGGCTGTTCCTGCTTGTGGAAGCCGGGAGGTGGGGGTGCCTTTTGATCATCAGAGCGCTGCTGGTGAACTTGAACGGACCCAGGGCGGTAGGACTCTGGGCCTGCGCTGTCTGGGACCTGCCCTGCACTGAGCACACAGGTGGCTCTGGGTTGGAAAATGGGCCTTGGGGGTGTGGACGTGCATGGTAGCCACCCGTGCCTTGGCAGGAAGCTGGAGAAGCTGCGAGAAAAGGAGCGCAAGAAGGAGGCCAAGCGGAAGATCTCCAGCTTGTCCTTCaccctggaggaagaagaggcaggcgaggaggaggaggagatggtggcCATGGATGAGGAGGAGCTGGAAAGGGAAGGTGAGGGCAGGCTGGGGATGGGTTCAGCAGGCAGAGCTCTGTCTGGGTCTCGAATGAAGAAGCACGTCCACCAACAACCTTGACTGCTCACCACATTTGCGGCCTTGAACCTCAGAAGTTGGGGCAAGAGAGAGAGCCAAGTCTTCACTGTGGCAAAGCTGAGTAGAGGGCTTGCTTTCTGGTGGCAGACTGAGTGGGAACCAGGTATGCAGTCCCTTGGCGGAGGTGTGGGGCTCATATGACTGGGGCACCAAACTGTTAATAATTTCAGTGTAAATTGACACAACCATAGACATTAAGTGGCTGCTAATTGGACAGAGCAGCTCTTGCCCAAGGGAACAGGGGGTAACAGGGAAGACTTGGGAAGGCTGGTGAGCAAGAACCAAGATGTCATGGGGCTCCTGTGTGCCGAGCACCCACTTGCAGATGGGCTAGAACCAAGGCAGACGGACAGACACTGGGCACCGTCTCTGTCCTGGTGGGAGTCACACAGGACACCATGCACCCCACTGGGGCCAGAGGAGAGGGGATGATTTGAGTTGGGCCTTCAGGGTGAGGGGAATTTCATTAGCACCCAGAGATGTGGGGAGTTGGGAGGCGTGTAGAGTTGAGAGATGAGTGTGCCCAGAAGTGGAGCCAGCGGGAGTGCACACATTTTAGGCCTAGGGAGGGTGCAGCTGCAGGCCTGGAGGGGGTGGGTGTTTAGAAAGCCTAATGGTCTGGGATCTGTATGGTAGAACTGAGGCAGGGGTTGGCACAGGGACAGCTTTGAGTGGAGCAGCCAGTGCTGTCAGGAGAAAGAGCGAAGAGCCTGCCAGCCTCTTGGGGGAAACCCCGGGATAGTCTTTGTAGTATTTAGTAACATTAAGTATTTGGTGTCTAAAACGTTCCCATTGGCAGGTCAGTTGCATTGGCTGTTAGCTGCATCTGTGTAGCAGAGGCTACCTTTGGGACAGCACAGGTCTAGAGGGAGGCTTTCAACCTCACTGTGTGTCACTGGGGCTTTATGGGTGCTTCCCCTCCCCATGGAGATTTTGTTTTGGGGGCCTGGCCGTTGGTACCCagtgtagaatttttaaaaatatttttatttatttggctgtgctggatctttctTATAGGatctgtagttgcagcatgtgaactcttagctgtgccatgcaaactcttagttgtggcatgtggaatctagttccctgaccaaagatcgaacctaggccccttgcattgggagcacggagttgtagcctctggaccaccagggaagtccccggtgTGGAATTTTTGTAAGTTGTCCAGGCTCTGGAACCCTTGCCCTGGAGTGTGGACTCATCTTCTAGGTTGGCGGTTCTCAAAGAGTGATCCAGTGACCCTAGGGTCTCGGAGACCCTTTGGAGAGGTCTGCGAGGTCAAAACCATCTTCATCATCCTGTGAAGACATCTTTGGCCTTCTGTACACTTGTTCTTTCACCACTGTGCTGTGGATTTTTTCATAGATCATGTGACATGGCATGACGTCCTTCTCTGACAGTTGATAGAGTTGATACAGTTGCCCCCCTGAGGCAAGGGCCATCATACTGTTGACCTCTTGTGTCTTCTTTTGCTCCAGAGATcaccacaaagaagaaaaaaatggggaaGAACCCAGATGTGGACACAAGCTTCTTGCCTGACCGAGACCGGGAGGTAAAGGTGGCGTGACCCTGGCAGAGGCTTTCAGTCAGGAAGCGGGGGCCACGCGTGCCCCCTGAGCAGCCTTGGGCCTCCCTGCTTTGCCCATTTCTCTTCCAGGAGGAGGAGAATCGGCTCCGGGAGGAGCTACGGCAAGAGTGGGAAGCCAAGCAGGAGAAGATTAAGAGTGAGAGTTCCTGGAGTGGGAGGCGTGCAGCCCGGGGCGGGGGCCATGCCTGCTTTCCTGTGAATGCTGCTCTGGGCAGTGCCCTGAGCCCCAGGGATCTGGCAGGGGTCTGGAGGCCAAGCAGCAGGTCTGTCTTGTAGGTGAGGAGATTGAGATCACCTTCAGTTACTGGGATGGCTCTGGGCACCGGCGCACAGTCAAGGTAGGTGATGTGAAGCCTGTGCCCCATTTCCCTTGCTCTTGGGCCCAGCCTTCCAGTGGGAAGGAACTGTCAGTCCTGACAAAGCTCACAGACCCTTTGGGATGAGTGGCCTGGGGGGAGCAGGGAAGAGGGCAGTGAGTGTTCCAGGGTGCCTGCCTTCTCGAGGGCCCTCTTCTGGGCTTCCATCCTCCTTTCCCAACCCCTTGGTTTCCTGCATGCCTGTTCACACAGATGAAGAAGGGCAACACGATGCAGCAATTCCTGCAGAAGGCACTCGAGATCCTGCGCAAAGACTTTAGCGAACTCAGGTGGGGCTGTGTGGGCGTGTGAGTACATGTGAACATGTGCACCAGATACTGCAGCCTCAGCCTGGCACCTGGGACCCCAAGTGGCAGCTCCTGCTTGTGGCATACTGGGCACTGCGCTCCTGAGAAAGGAGTTCAGGCCCCTTTTTCCATCCCTCTCCCCATGGGGAGCGGGGGTAGGAAGTGCCTTCCAGACTGGGCTGCCTGCTAGCCTcgcaggcctcctgcactggcgcCTGGTATCCTTGACCAGTGGCTTCCTCGTCTTTTCTTCCTCAGATCGGCAGGGGTGGAGCAGCTCATGTACATCAAGGAGGACTTAATCATACCCCACGTTAGTCCCTTCTGTGTCCTTGCAGCCCCAGGCGGTGTGGTAGGGAGGGTCTCAGGCTTTGGCACACCCAGGGAATTCGAGGGGGCCCTTCCTGCTCTAGGTCTTTGGCTTGGGTGGGCAGGGTCGGAGCCGGGCTTGCAGGCAGCTAGCTGTGAGACACCGAAATGAGTCACCCACTGTCACTTTCCTGTGCTTGGCTTGTAGCACCACAGCTTCTACGACTTCATCGTCACCAAGGCTCGAGGGAAAAGTGGTGAGTGCGCCCGGCCATGCCCTCCTTCCTGAGCTTGCCCCTGTTGTAGGGTGGCAGCTGAGAGGGGTGGGGTCTGGACCCTTGTCCCTGCAGGGCCCCTCTTCAATTTTGACGTTCATGATGACGTGAGGCTGCTCAGTGACGCCACCGTGGAGAAGGATGAGGTATGTTTGGGGCCCgccagggcagggaggagggggcaggcatCCAGCAGCCCTGAGCTATAGCATCTGGGCCTCTTCCCGTCCTTAGTCGCACGCAGGCAAGGTGGTGCTGCGGAGCTGGTATGAGAAAAACAAGCACATCTTCCCCGCCAGCCGCTGGGAGCCCTACGACCCCGAGAAGAAGTGGGACAAGTACACGGTATGGAAGCCCTCGAGCGCAGGGTGGAAGCCCAGCCGGGCTGGCAGGCTGGAGGCCCACCCAGCCCCACTCCGctcacctcctcctctgtcctctcgTCCCGCACCAGATCCGATGACATGGTGGCAGTGTGGCCCCGGCTCCCTGCGGTCCCCTCCTCTGGTCCCCAGGACTCCGGGTGCCCAGCTCCCCGCTCCTGAGATGGGATCGGACCTGCTCAGCCCCTGCCCTGGCGCTGTTGGTTCCTGCCTGTTTCTTTCATGACACTTGGATCACCCGATGTGTGTTTTGTCTAAAAACTTTTTTTGATCGAGCTAAAATTCACATACGATGAAATTCACTGTTGTGACCATGTGAAAGTATACCACACGGGTATTGCGTACATTCACGGTGTTGTGAATCACTCCTGAAGGAGACCCCATGTTCATTAGCAGCCAGCCCCTCACCCCCCTTAGTCTATTTCCTGTCTGTttggatttgcttattctggaagTTTCGATTAACAGAATTATACAGTATCTCTGCTTTCTGTGTCTTGCAAGAGTGTGTTTTTCAGGGATTTGAGGGTGGAAGGTGATTGGGTGGAAACGCGAATCCGTGGAGGCAGGAGGGGGCACTTGTGATCCACTGGGGGCCTAGGCAGGCCCAGCTGTCCTTGTAGCCAGCCTGTCCCCACCACAACCCCTATGTGGGTAGGAAGGCCATTCCTCCCTGGGCTGCCCACCCAGGCCCCTCGGTCTCCTTTGTGTCTCCCAGTGGCCCATTCCGTAAGGGCCATAGCTGTTCTGTGGCTCCCAGCTGCCCTGTGTCCCCATCACAACGTTTCTCCCCAGTGCTGACACAGGAAGGCCACTGTGGGTGCCCTGTACCCACCGCTTGCCCACCTCACCCTGGCAAGCTCTGCACACACTGCCCTGGAGCTGGCTGCTCTCATCGCCCCCAGGGGGGCACGCCCTGACTTGAGGGTGTCATTCGTGCCCCACCTCGGTGGCCCCTTCCAACTCCTAATTCCCCCGGACCCAGCTCCAGGAGGCTGAGGAAGGTAAGCTGACCACCTTCTTCACTTTGCCTGCAAAGGGCAGTGGATAGCCCCCAGCCAGTGGTGAACAACATCCCAGCTCTGGGTCCGGCCCCACATCCCAGGCCAATGGGCAGAACTGATGGTAGTGGTGGGCTCTGCCCAGTGCAGTCTCCCTTGCCCTCCTCGTCTGGCAGGGCCCTGTCAGCCCTGGCCTGGGGAGGCCCATCTGGCAGCTAGGAGCTGTCACTTGGGCTTCCTCACCCTGTGTTTGGGGCAGGGCCATCTGGGGTCacttggaggagggaggaggggagcatAGGCCAGAGCACCTGGGGCACagcggggaggggtgggcaggcctGGCCCTAAGCCCTGGATGTGGGGGACAACTCTGAGAAAGTCAATGGGGCCTTTTGTGGGGTTCCAGAAACCTCAGAGAGGGAATCCTCTGGCCTGCACcaaccctctcctgccctctttgAGAAGCCATCAGAAGAGTGGTTTCCTGCGGAGAGGGAGCCCTTCAGCAGCTCACCTAGGGCTGGATGGTTTCTGAGGGACGCGTGATGCAACGAAAACCTGACGCGgtcaaataaaatcaaaaagaagACATTTCCCAACAGCCTCTGCCTCTGTGCAGCTTGAAGGATTCTTAGTTCTctgcccaaggattgaacccacgctcTCTGTGGTGaaagctgagtcttaaccactggatcaccagggaaggcaTAATTAAGTTTCCAGAGAGTGATAGATTTTTCTCCCTACACCCCTCCCATTTTGTAGCATGATCACCGGGTGAGAATCCTGGCTCCCCAGCTTCACCAACACGGTACTGTCATTCCCGAAGAGGGGGGACACTTATGCAACCTGAGATGGCACATGTGGTCTCTcactgggggattttttttttcaactgaggAGAAATTCACAACAAAAAAAGTAAccattaaccatttaaaaatgcacatttcaGTGGTACTGAGTACATTTCATAATGTTGTGAAGCTATCACCTCTATCTACTCCCAGAATAATTTTAGCACCtcaaaaggagagaagagggggtaggggtaaaaaaaaaaaaaggagagaagaaatgtctgttgttttagCTACTCAGTTTGTGGAACTTTGTTTTGACAGCCACAGGAAACAAACACCCCTTACTTAGacaatggagaaaaatgaatttgACATGGGTTGTAGACCTAaaagtaaaagctaaaactaaaaaaagCATATAAATGAAACAAGGGAGGAAATCTTTGTAACCTTGCTCTAGGCAATCTGGGCAAAGTTTTCTTGCACAGGAtacaaaaaataatcataaaaagaaaaactgatataTCAGACTTCACAAAAATGCAAACTTTTGCTctttaaaagatatgaaaatgaataCACAAGCCAGTAGATtcgagaaaagaaaatatttttatgacagAGGGGTGGTATCCAGAACACAttcacacagacatacagaaactcctgcaaatcaataaaaattagaCAAACATCCCaacttctttgttgctgtgctgcacagcatgcaggatcttagttccctgaccacagatcgaacctgggtgccctgcattgggagcatggagtcttagccactggaccaccagggaagtccctg
This genomic window contains:
- the GDI1 gene encoding rab GDP dissociation inhibitor alpha encodes the protein MDEEYDVIVLGTGLTECILSGIMSVNGKKVLHMDRNPYYGGESSSITPLEELYKRFQLLEGPPETMGRGRDWNVDLIPKFLMANGQLVKMLLYTEVTRYLDFKVVEGSFVYKGGKIYKVPSTETEALASNLMGMFEKRRFRKFLVFVANFDENDPKTFEGVDPQNTSMRDVYRKFDLGQDVIDFTGHALALYRTDDYLDQPCLETINRIKLYSESLARYGKSPYLYPLYGLGELPQGFARLSAIYGGTYMLNKPVDDIIMENGKVVGVKSEGEVARCKQLICDPSYVPDRVRKAGQVIRIICILSHPIKNTNDANSCQIIIPQNQVNRKSDIYVCMISYAHNVAAQGKYIAIASTTVETTDPEKEVEPALELLEPIDQKFVAISDLYEPIDDGSESQVFCSCSYDATTHFETTCNDIKDIYKRMAGSAFDFENMKRKQNDVFGEADQ
- the FAM50A gene encoding protein FAM50A; the protein is MAQYKGAASEAGRAMHLMKKREKQREQMEQMKQRIAEENIMKSNIDKKFSAHYDAVEAELKSSTVGLVTLNDMKAKQEALVKEREKQLAKKEQSKELQLKLEKLREKERKKEAKRKISSLSFTLEEEEAGEEEEEMVAMDEEELEREEITTKKKKMGKNPDVDTSFLPDRDREEEENRLREELRQEWEAKQEKIKSEEIEITFSYWDGSGHRRTVKMKKGNTMQQFLQKALEILRKDFSELRSAGVEQLMYIKEDLIIPHHHSFYDFIVTKARGKSGPLFNFDVHDDVRLLSDATVEKDESHAGKVVLRSWYEKNKHIFPASRWEPYDPEKKWDKYTIR